One part of the Vicia villosa cultivar HV-30 ecotype Madison, WI linkage group LG6, Vvil1.0, whole genome shotgun sequence genome encodes these proteins:
- the LOC131608863 gene encoding uncharacterized protein LOC131608863 — translation MELFETEPPCRFLSGHRELHLLQGTTKETFIYYWLECIYQHKKTFRRRFCSFYQFLKGILRVLGFKHLVQTEIVLMIEMLNLNEVLNEVNGSYKKLAKIKEEQVLIAEAADINEAFSVGYLVLDWSAASSCSLKGWT, via the exons ATGGAGCTGTTTGAAACGGAACCACCGTGCCGGTTTCTCTCAGGCCACCGCGAGCTTCATCTCCTCCAAGG GACAACCAAAGAGACATTTATTTACTACTGGTTGGAGTGTATTTATCAGCACAAAAAGACTTTTCGCCGGAGATTCTGTTCTTTTTATCAG TTTCTCAAGGGAATTCTCAGAGTTCTAGGATTCAAGCATTTAGTACAAACTGAAATTGTGTTGATGATAGAGAT gctgaatttgaatgaagttttgAATGAGGTTAATGGTAGTTATAAAAAACTTGCCAAGATTAAGGAAGAACAAGTGCTTATAGCCGAGGCTGCTGATATTAATGAAGCTTTCTCAGTAGGCTACTTAGTGTTGG ATTGGTCGGCGGCCTCGTCTTGTTCCTTAAAGGGGTGGACTTGA
- the LOC131611208 gene encoding uncharacterized protein LOC131611208 — MQPLYVMWVDVFAFTIRDELGNFIGAGVAWDPGNLSVLEAEVLALKEAIQGVIPLNIDRVIFESDSLQVVQAFHSVTVGFSEFYTIIRDIQFLLQNFPNFEVKFVKRQANMVAHSLPKTANSWVRRSIMNVILPCIELLIMNEKS, encoded by the exons ATGCAACCCCTTTATGTTATGTGGGTCGATGTTTTTGCATTTACTATTAG AGACGAACTCGGTAATTTCATTGGAGCTGGAGTGGCATGGGATCCAGGTAATCTTTCTGTTCTTGAAGCGGAAGTTTTAGCCCTCAAAGAAGCTATCCAAGGTGTTATTCCGTTAAATATTGATCGGGTTATTTTCGAAAGTGATTCCCTTCAAGTGGTGCAAGCTTTTCACTCTGTTACCGTAGGATTTTCAGAGTTTTATACTATAATAAGAGATATTCAGTTCTTATTACAAAATTTCcccaactttgaggtaaagtttgtcAAACGTCAAGCAAATATGGTTGCTCACTCGTTACCGAAGACGGCCAATTCTTGGGTTAGGCGTAGTATTATGAATGTAATTCTTCCTTGTATTGAACTTTTGATTATGAATGAAAAAAGTTAG